The following is a genomic window from Peromyscus leucopus breed LL Stock chromosome 12, UCI_PerLeu_2.1, whole genome shotgun sequence.
TACTTTGtctttatttaaattcttttcctttagattcttttttttttttttttctgttttttcgagacagggtttctctgtgtagctttgcgcctttcctggaactcacttggtagcccaggctggcctcgaactcacagagatccgcctgcctctgcctcccgagtgctgggattaaaggcgtgtgccaccaccgcccggcttttcttTAGATTCTTTTCTTCACAATATTAGCAGAAAATCTGTAGATGTTATTATTGAAAACTTCTGAAAGCTGTAAAATTTCTTCATTTGTCATGTACAGTAAttcattacaaaattatttttataaattagatattctctgtgtttgtattttttttcttttcagccatTACTTTCTACTGCTTAATGTATACACCTGCACCTTCAGCAGTTTTCTTGCTGCTCATGTCATAGGGCTATTGCTAACTCCGTCACTGAGATCTAAATCTAGTTATGTGAAGATTATACATGAGAAGGCGTGATATACAGACGTGCTGCTTCCTGAGCTAGTGTGGGCATTTAGCAGTGTGAGAAAGTGAAGTAGAATTGCAGGCAGACTCATTTTCCACGTATGTCCTGAGAATTTAGAATAGGTCTTAAAAGTTGTAGCTGTCTAGGAGGAAGAAGGTACACAAAGCTGTAAAACAaatctctttctatttttttcataaactTATGAGCAGGGAAATCATTTACCTCTCACTTATCTCTTTCCCTAAGAGTAGGCATTGCCTGCTCTGTCCTAGGTGCTCTGTATGCTTTAGTGATAACACTCTTACCACTTCCAGTTCTCACGTTTATACTTCTGCTTTTGCTTGGTTTTTCCCGTCTTCTCCTGACCACCTGATCTCTAGACTTCAGTGTTTTGGATTTCTCTTCAGGGGCCCTACAgactgccccacccccagagagTTACAGCTTCTTCTTTGTTGCCTGTGCATAGATGCttctctgccttagcctctgcAAGTGCCCCTCTTCAGTATACCCGCCTGGTCATGTGTCTCAAATTCTACAATCATTTAGCACCATGACCCTCTCCTGATTGTGAAGTAAGCTCCCTCAGGAGGGGCATCAAATCTTTATCAGCCCAGGTTGCCTGCTTATTACATGTCTTTGAACTGAGTAAATTGACAAGTAGATTAACAGCACATAGCTTTACAACTTTACTCTCAGATAAAGCAAGTAAGGAAAGCTTGGTTGGGCTTTTTAAGCAAAATACTACCCAAGTATAATCTCTTTTCCTTATCATCCAGTACTTTGCTGTGTGGTGGCTTATTATTAGGCCTTTGACTCAGGAGCTAATGTCCTTAAAAATTTCAtgtgttgccaggcagtggtgtcgcacgcctttaatcccagcactctggaggcagagccaaggggatctctgtgagttcgaggccagcctggtctacagagcgagatccaggaaaggcacaaaagctactcagagaaaccctgtcttgggggaaaaaaaaaaaataaaaaatttcatgtGTTATGAAGTCCTTTGAGAAGGGTCTAGTATCCCTTGGGGAAATTTATCTTTATTACTAAAGCTCATCCATACTGCTTTTTCTGATTCTTGGAAGCTGAGCTAAGATCCTCTGTCAGAATTTACAgtttatcacaataaaaaaatcactgtgcCATAGGTCCAAGATAGCCATGGAAGACAGGAGGCTGGGCTACACCTGCAcatccaaagctgatctgtaggaAGAAAAGCTAAGCATGTCCCTATGGCATTTGGAAAGTGAATGGAGAGGTCAGGTTTACACTTGAATTGTAGGGAATACTAGCAACTGGGTGTAGTTTACCAAACCAAGTATTCAAGCTTCTGAATTTTCAGTAGAACAGTTAACAGGGGGACAGACAGGGTGGGAGGGAAAAAAGGATGTGGTAAAACCGTGTTTCCTCCCTCTTTGGATAGGCGGCATCTGAACTGGATACAGTGGGCTTCCCTCCTGATTCTGTTTTTGTCTATCGTCGCCCTGACTGCCAGTACCAAAACGTCACAGCATGACTTGGCAGGACATGGATTTCATCACGATGCCTTCTTCACCCCGTCCAATTCCTGCCTTCATTTTAGAAGAGAATGCTCCCAGAGAGACAATTGTACAGCCAAGGAGTGGACTTTCACTGAAGTCAACTGGAACACCACAGCCAGAGTTTTTAGTCACATCCGTTTGGGCTTGGGCCACATTCTGATTAtagttcagtgttttatttcttcaatggCCAATATCTATAATGAGAAGATCCTGAAAGAGGGGGCACAGCACACCGAGAGCATCTTCATACAGAACAGCAAGCTTTACTTCTTTGGCATTGTTTTTAATGGGATGACCCTGGTCCTTCAGAGCAGTAACCGTGATCAGATTCAGAACTGTGGGTTTTTTTATGGCCACAATACATTTTCAGTAGCTCTTATTTTCGTAACTGCCTTCCAGGGCCTTTCAGTGGCTTTTATCTTGAAATTCTTAGATAACATGTTCCATGTCTTGATGGCCCAGGTGACAACTGTCATCATCACAACAGTGTCCGTCCTGGTGTTTGATTTCAGGCCCTCCCTGGATTTTTTCCTAGAAGCCCCAACAGttcttctctccatatttatttataatgctaGCAAGCCTCAAAATCTAGAATGTGCACCTAGGCAAGAAAGGATCCGAGATCTAAGTGGCAGTCTTTGGGAACGTTCCAGTGGGGTAAGTTGGTATAAATACACTTTCTTCctattcttaaaatttaaaacatattcaaGAAAGAATCAGCATCAGTTTATCAGAAAAATGTGATAGATCTGTATGACTTAATACATATGCACTGAACTTCTGGAGCTGGCAAGGGTGTGTAAACCGTGGTGCCTCAAGGCCTTCGTGTGTTAACTGTATAATTGTATCACATAGAACCACAGACTGCAGAGGTACTTGTTCCTTGTCTCGTCTCCCCTAGATGTATGGTTAGAGTGAGCTAACCGGTTTATAGACAGTAGGTAAAAGAATAATAATGGAGCTGCGTGGTCTGACTCCTGGTTCCTTGCTTTTCCCACTGCACAGTGGCTGGGGAAAAGAAAGTAATCTTTCACATTGATCAGTCGTGTGAACTGGGAAAGCCAGTACCTTAATCCTCCCTGTAGTTATCTGTTTATGTCACCAAGAAATGGTTTTTAGCAAGAACTTTGTCGTACAAGAATATATTCAAGTAAATCATGTAGTTATtctgaatttataatttttattaacacaAAGATGAACTATTTCACATCATGAGCGCATTTTACTCTTAGTAAAATCTGTCGTTTAGTAGGTTGATAGAAAACCTCCAGGTGTTATATCTCTGGGGTTTGATACaatagattttatattttaaaaaaatagaccaTGTGTCCCAAACCCCTGAGTCAGTAAGAGTGTACACTTGGGGAAGTTCGCTATTCTTTCTGGAGGGCTGATAATGACGTTTGCCctaattttaaggaaaataaaatcttattaGGTACTAAGAATTCTTTGTGTCATTCACCGTCCTTTAATCACTTCCCTGCACGGCCAGCAGGTGGTGCACTTGGCCTGAGTTAAATGCACTTCACTTTAAAGCTTTACttagatttttattattgtgtgtgttatGAGTGCTTTGgttgcatgtgtgttttgtgtgcctTTTGCTCTCAGAGTtaagaagaggatgtcagatccctcaggagctggagttgcagatgattgTTAGCCACAGATAGTTGTGGCctattgtgtgggtgctgggaaccaaacccaggtcctctgcaagagcaataagtgctcttaagcactgagctgtctctcctgccccccccctttaCTTTTTGATTATCTCATGTGCTTCTAACTGTAGCATTCCAACTCTTTAATTTGACCAGATGATATTCACAGTTACCTTTGATTTCTATATTTAGTAAGACGTTCCTTTAGTAATTAttgaaaatgaaacatttctaATTCAACTAATTATTCATTTCCTACGtttcattttaggatggagaGGAGCTGGAAAGACTTACCAAACCGAAGAGTGATGACTCAGATGACGACACTTTCTAATCAGACCTGTTGGTTGACAGCTCCCACAAACAATATTTGAACCCTTTCAGCATTTGTGGCAATTGTCTTTTCTGATAAACGGATAATGTCTGAAAGCATAATGCTCTTTACATGTATCTAACCACTGCATAAACCATCCAAGACTGAGAGCAGCCACAGGGTGGCAGATTTCTGAGACATGAACATAGGGCTATGAATAACCGGTTATTTGATGAGTCAGCGGGTCACATTTTCAGATTGTTTTCCTCATCCTCCAGCTTCCAGAAATCATGTTAACTAGACCCTACAGATACGCTAACGGAGACAGTGTGCCCGAGATTGGATACCAGTCATTGTATCTTACTGTGCGCTGCGGTCTCCTctcatgtctctctctgtctccctctcccaccctccctcccccatcttgtTGTTATAAATATTGTCTCGGTTGTCCCTCAGATTTTGATGCCTTAGCAATAgtcattttgcttttattaaagCAATAAGACTTAAAGTTTGGGCTGAAAAACCTAAGTATCGGGCTGTGCCATAGAATTTGGATAACATCCTTTGTGATGTTTTTCAAGCTAttcttctgaaataaaatatcaaattttgatttttttgaactTGTGGGAAATTTTattcttagtaatttttttagctttatttatgTGAACGTTGACTGCCAAGTTACCATAGTTACCACTTGCATTTTAAATCACCTAAGCCAttgtgaatttgtttttgtttttcttaccccATCTTCCTCAGTCTGTATATTTACAAAATCTTGGCATCATTACTGTCTAGTAATTGATTCAGAGTAGTTGAATTACTCTGTTGAGAATTAAGTTGTTTTACTTTTGAGTTATTGATTAAAC
Proteins encoded in this region:
- the Slc35a5 gene encoding probable UDP-sugar transporter protein SLC35A5, which encodes MKVFFLRKLKTSGMERKCFRRPGLGPPVLYTLLLGVIFIALSSSRILLVKYSANEENKYDYLPTTVNVCSELMKLILCILVSLCVIKKDDHQSRHLRCTSWKEFSSFMKWSIPAFLYFLDNLIVFYVLSYLQPAMAVIFSNFSIITTALLFRIVLKRHLNWIQWASLLILFLSIVALTASTKTSQHDLAGHGFHHDAFFTPSNSCLHFRRECSQRDNCTAKEWTFTEVNWNTTARVFSHIRLGLGHILIIVQCFISSMANIYNEKILKEGAQHTESIFIQNSKLYFFGIVFNGMTLVLQSSNRDQIQNCGFFYGHNTFSVALIFVTAFQGLSVAFILKFLDNMFHVLMAQVTTVIITTVSVLVFDFRPSLDFFLEAPTVLLSIFIYNASKPQNLECAPRQERIRDLSGSLWERSSGDGEELERLTKPKSDDSDDDTF